Proteins encoded within one genomic window of Pygocentrus nattereri isolate fPygNat1 chromosome 9, fPygNat1.pri, whole genome shotgun sequence:
- the LOC108413650 gene encoding interferon-induced very large GTPase 1-like, translating to MSGRKMDAQSPGRNTAERTSVTAQERGTAVVPVIDRNNIQGPLTVNINHIYRDDRSTGAAGQDGVGMKSADGTQKKDSSIKIPDFIYRLHLSNFYPSKLTTANAFNISRTSFLKEEPQSEKKPLKVEDLAFVYLHKLLTLDYRARSLTIHNECVTTKTGKRSAENKDFYSFLNDECEYTDNEDGNTQIHPMDVQMAVFYCADSFLRQNMVTKLSSCQYALPLLVPSPTSTDIELPLWTFRQIKKIWKSVGGLSTSLPVCQIKAPMVFFCRLGSVSTSKSELLNSVINPKHDTFFHRDSPGSSRSRLFMEGLVEIAWYCPAGNTDDLFSECIAFCNLHGDAVKNRKQTNFLSEQATVNVVLMENTKKHNDKDREMVQKLHNLSKPLICLMSEQKGTNTMGNGYNIKYKIGLRDRNQAELHEELISVISTCLQKCNSAPTFSLEASTELAKSYGFRVDEDSQECQAGKTGALEVIKLLKGGDISRIKAKFLPCQGKLWQDWSRKNKEQYRLYGDVEQTKSKIQDHMKSIRNQQRRTSLDLMKAVCKNLTFKQISEKMYFVRWLGVYLDVSFLEKLSEVTQQYYKQLSDLQILKQKREITDEFRKKQEELIQLSEKVDAVTFGLEHIVREMGQIYEAWAETPDRMTAEVSILPVLAADLLISGHPLELMDGDAAHVPLTWIQSVLDKVTERLGDQRVFVLSVLGLQSSGKSTMLNAMFGLQFAVSAGRCTRGAFMQLIRVKEEVKDQLKFDYLLVVDTEGLQSLQLVSKQSGLTHDNELATFVTGLADLTLINIFGENPAEMKDIIQIVVQAFLRMKKVKLAPSCMFVHQNVADISAGEKNMEGRSQLQKQLDEMTHLAATQEVCSAEFFTDVIKFNIQTDVHYFAQLWEGNPPMAPLNPRYSENIENLKQAILKTAAGKKCLKLSELKVRIKDLWSAVLNEDFVFSFKNTLEISVYRRLEVMYGNWTWELRESMLFIEKKLHNWVENGKVVAINQRRIHEEISGTFCAVKNKTEKFFAEDKDAEILSQWKARTEQRIKAVHDSLVEAAARKMDELIKLKKACKKLDEKKTQYENDLFNRSKDLASTLEDMDMNERSLCREFDSMWGKWLSDLRAETPPIKDVKVEQEVMNILSSYFERRTIYSNRDSGHYKWIYNRRDYSDYVTVKKGTFGISYYSLDTKDHDSVRKLVQQTVREAKEIIRTKPVHKTGYSDAYTQEIVNCVKKRVAEFKAEKFTLKNEFTVDLSLYVCDIAVRRFTDLHKVFRDANDPVIYLGSKKGDFFSIFKKQCEGVSATVVFADFVCNKLKPSILQSVYDQTAIDAAGEMRANFPAFNGNRSNLEKHILLDLAEAESFERFMTYIEDPKKHFSDFIETEFKEQMLEGRNPRILKILRDAANMKHSSVSTAIQKATEETKRKKDVHEWLKRFSQELEGEVIFTVNDVEGAHYQENTETDFFGEVMNETLHSVFNEMTSSFDHISSIRMDVFKPEIRPEDILKNQLCGCWVQCPFCAAICTNTIEGHDGKHSVPFHRPEGVTGWKWYKTDNLSVDICTSSVVSDAQIVLPDEKCVPYRKYWEAGPKYACWSITPDTSEQAYWKWFVCRFQRDLEKHYGKTFKGKGEIPTAWRNITKQNAIESLNN from the exons ATGACAGAAGTACAGGGGCTGCTGGCCAG GATGGTGTAGGTATGAAGTCAGCAGATGGGACACAAAAGAAAGATTCAAGTATCAAAATTCCAGACTTCATCTACAGGCTGCATTTAAGTAATTTCTATCCCAGTAAACTGACAACTGCAAATGCCTTCAATATAAGCAGgacttcatttttaaaagaagagcCCCAGTCAGAAAAGAAGCCACTGAAAGTGGAGGACTTGGCCTTTGTGTACCTACATAAATTGCTCACACTTGATTACAGAGCCAGGTCCTTAACCATTCATAATGAATGTGTCACCACTAAAACAGGGAAAAGATCTGCTGAAAACAaagatttttattcttttctgaaTGATGAGTGTGAGTATACTGATAATGAAGATGGAAACACACAGATTCACCCAATGGACGTCCAGATGGCAGTTTTCTACTGTGCTGACAGTTTCCTGAGGCAGAACATGGTGACTAAACTCTCCTCCTGCCAATACGCTCTGCCTCTGCTTGTGCCCAGTCCTACATCTACAGACATTGAACTCCCTCTCTGGACCTTTCGGCAGATCAAGAAGATCTGGAAGTCAGTTGGTGGTCTCAGCACATCATTGCCAGTCTGTCAGATTAAAGCTCCAATGGTGTTTTTCTGCAGGCTGGGCTCTGTTTCCACTTCCAAATCCGAGCTGCTCAATTCTGTGATTAACCCAAAGCATGACACCTTCTTCCACAGAGACAGTCCAGGCAGCAGCAGGAGCCGCCTGTTCATGGAGGGGCTGGTGGAGATTGCCTGGTACTGTCCTGCAGGGAACACTGATGACCTTTTTAGTGAATGCATTGCATTCTGCAATCTTCATGGTGATGctgtaaagaacagaaaacaaactaACTTTCTGAGTGAACAAGCAACAGTCAATGTTGTCCTGatggaaaacacaaagaagcataacgacaaagacagagagatggtACAGAAGCTCCATAATTTGTCAAAGCCTTTGATCTGTCTTATGAGTGAACAGAAAGGTACAAACACAATGGGAAATGgatataacataaaatataaaataggaCTCAGAGACAGAAACCAGGCGGAGTTACATGAAGAACTGATATCAGTAATCAGTACCTGTTTGCAGAAATGTAATTCAGCTCCCACTTTCAGTCTTGAGGCAAGCACAGAACTGGCTAAAAGTTATGGATTCAGAGTTGATGAAGACAGTCAGGAATGCCAGGCAGGAAAGACTGGAGCTCTGGAGGTCATAAAGCTGCTGAAAGGAGGAGACATCTCCCGAATCAAGGCCAAGTTCCTGCCATGTCAGGGGAAACTGTGGCAGGATTGGAGCAGGAAGAACAAAGAACAGTATAGATTGTATGGAGATGTAGAACAGACCAAGAGCAAAATACAGGACCACATGAAATCAATACGGAATCAACAAAGGAGGACTTCACTAGACTTAATGAAAGCTGTTTGTAAAAATTTAACCTTCAAACAGATTTCAGAGAAAATGTACTTTGTGAGATGGCTTGGAGTCTACCTAGACGTCTCATTTTTAGAGAAGCTTTCAGAAGTTACTCAGCAATATTACAAACAGTTGTCAGACCTGCAAATTTTGAAACAAAAACGAGAAATAACTGATGAgttcagaaaaaagcaggaagAACTTATACAATTATCAGAGAAGGTGGATGCAGTGACGTTTGGTCTGGAGCACATAGTGAGAGAAATGGGTCAGATTTATGAGGCCTGGGCTGAAACTCCTGACAGAATGACAGCAGAGGTTTCTATTCTCCCTGTTCTGGCTGCAGACCTCCTGATCTCTGGACATCCACTGGAGCTGATGGATGGAGATGCTGCTCATGTCCCTCTGACCTGGATACAGTCTGTTCTTGACAAGGTCACTGAGAGACTGGGAGACCAGAGAGTGTTCGTGCTGTCTGTTCTGGGTCTGCAGAGCTCAGGAAAGTCCACCATGCTGAATGCCATGTTTGGGCTGCAGTTTGCTGTGAGTGCTGGCAGGTGCACAAGGGGAGCTTTCATGCAGCTGATCAGAGTGAAAGAAGAGGTTAAAGACCAGCTGAAGTTTGACTACCTGCTTGTGGTCGACACAGAGGGGCTTCAGTCTTTACAACTGGTGAGCAAACAGTCAGGACTCACTCATGACAATGAACTGGCCACTTTCGTCACTGGTCTTGCAGATCTGACTCTGATCAACATCTTTGGGGAAAATCCAGCAGAAATGAAGGACATCATTCAAATTGTAGTCCAGGCATTTCTaagaatgaaaaaagtaaaactcGCTCCCAGCTGCATGTTTGTTCACCAGAACGTTGCAGATATCAGTGCTGGAGAGAAGAACATGGAGGGAAGAAGTCAACTGCAGAAACAACTGGATGAAATGACTCATTTGGCTGCAACTCAAGAAGTGTGCAGTGCAGAGTTTTTTACTGATGTGATCAAATTCAACATACAGACAGATGTGCATTACTTTGCCCAGCTGTGGGAGGGAAACCCCCCCATGGCTCCACTAAACCCACGTTACAGtgaaaatattgaaaatctCAAACAGGCCATTCTCAAAACTGCAGCAGGAAAGAAATGTCTAAAACTCTCAGAGCTCAAAGTCCGTATTAAAGACCTGTGGAGTGCAGTGCTGAATGAAGACTTTGTGTTCAGCTTCAAGAACACTCTAGAAATATCAGTGTACAGGAGACTGGAGGTCATGTATGGCAACTGGACATGGGAGCTCAGGGAAAGCATGCTTTTTATTGAGAAAAAACTGCACAACTGGGTTGAAAATGGAAAAGTTGTTGCTATTAATCAAAGACGGATTCATGAAGAAATCAGCGGTACTTTCTGTGCTGTGAAAAATAAGACGGAAAAATTCTTCGCTGAAGATAAAGATGCTGAGATCCTTTCACAGTGGAAAGCAAGAACAGAGCAGAGAATTAAAGCCGTACATGATAGTCTCGTTGAAGCGGCTGCAAGAAAAATGGATGAACTTATTAAATTAAAGAAAGCATGTAAAAAGCTAGACGAGAAGAAAACCCAGTATGAGAATGACCTGTTCAACAGGAGTAAAGATTTGGCTTCTACACTGGAAGATATGGACATGAATGAGAGGAGCCTTTGCAGAGAGTTTGACTCAATGTGGGGAAAATGGCTTTCAGATTTGAGGGCAGAAACGCCTCCAATTAAAGACGTCAAAGTAGAGCAAGAAGTGATGAACATACTGAGTTCATATTTTGAGCGTCGCACCATTTATTCCAACAGAGACAGTGGACATTACAAATGGATTTATAACAGAAGAGATTATTCTGACTATGTCACAGTGAAGAAAGGCACGTTTGGCATTTCATATTATAGTTTGGACACCAAAGATCATGACTCAGTCAGAAAGCTAGTGCagcagacagtgagagaagCCAAGGAGATCATTAGAACTaaaccagtgcacaaaacaggCTACAGTGACGCTTACACACAGGAGATTGTGAACTGTGTGAAGAAGAGAGTGGCAGAGTTTAAAGCTGAGAAATTCACCCTGAAGAATGAATTCACAGTGGATTtgtctctgtatgtctgtgacATTGCAGTAAGAAGGTTCACTGATCTTCACAAGGTCTTCAGAGACGCTAATGATCCTGTGATTTACCTGGGAAGTAAGAAAGGAGATTTTTTCTCCATCTTCAAGAAGCAATGTGAAGGAGTATCAGCCACCGTGGTGTTTGCAGACTTTGTCTGTAACAAACTCAAGCCGTCTATCCTGCAATCTGTCTATGATCAAACTGCCATTGATGCAGCTGGAGAAATGAGGGCAAACTTCCCAGCATTCAATGGAAACAGGTCAAACCTGGAAAAACACATCCTGCTGGATCTGGCAGAAGCTGAAAGCTTTGAGAGATTCATGACCTACATCGAGGATCCAAAGAAAcacttttcagattttattgAAACAGAGTTCAAAGAGCAAATGCTGGAAGGCAGAAACCCCAGAATATTGAAAATTCTAAGGGATGCTGCAAACATGAAGCATTCCAGTGTTTCCACAGCCATCCAGAAGGCCACAGAGGAAACTAAACGCAAAAAAGATGTGCATGAGTGGCTGAAGAGGTTTTCACAGGAGCTCGAAGGTGAAGTGATATTTACTGTGAATGATGTTGAAGGAGCTCATTACCAAGAAAACACTGAGACAGACTTTTTTGGTGAAGTGATGAATGAAACCCTCCACAGTGTTTTTAATGAGATGACCAGCAGCTTTGACCACATCTCTTCAATCAGGATGGATGTGTTCAAACCAGAAATCAGACCAGAAGATATTCTGAAAAACCAGTTGTGTGGGTGTTGGGTTCAGTGTCCCTTCTGTGCAGCTATTTGTACAAACACCATAGAAGGACATGATGGGAAGCACAGTGTTCCTTTCCACAGACCTGAAggagtcactgggtggaagtgGTACAAGACCGACAATCTATCAGTAGATATCTGCACCAGTTCAGTAGTGAGTGATGCTCAAATAGTCTTACCAGATGAAAAGTGTGTCCCTTACAGGAAGTATTGGGAAGCTGGACCAAAATATGCTTGTTGGAGCATCACACCTGACACTTCAGAACAGGCCTACTGGAAATGGTTTGTGTGTCGGTTTCAGAGAGACCTGGAGAAGCACTACGGCAAAACTTTTAAAGGAAAGGGGGAGATTCCTACAGCTTGGAGGAACATCACTAAGCAGAATGCCATAGAaagtttaaataattaa